The region AGGGGCCCGGGGACTTGGTGTGGCGGTGGCATCCTTTCATCTCAACGCCGTTCCAGTCTATGTAATGGCAATCATGGTTTTCAGTTATGGAGGGGAATGGGATCTTTTCAGGCTGGCAGGAGCTGTTGTTGTCGGGGGTGGTGTTCTTTTAGCCCAGCATGATAAAACCTGGAGCGGATCGGCCTGAGACTGAAATCGGCAAGCAATTATTTTGGCTTGTGTTAATCATTTTTTCATTGGCTTCGTGTACCTTCTGATCCTAAAGGATCGGAAAGCCATGAAATATTTTGCCAAAAGATCGGGATTGATTGTCAGCCTTTTGCTGGCACCCCTTGCCCATGCCAGCGTGGACACCTGCCATATTCTCTGTGATGTCGAGTGGCTCGCACAGGTTGATGAGGTTGAATTAAGAGATGTTCTTGACAGCAAGGCTGAGAGCGAAATCAAAGGCCGGGATGAATACGACTGGACTCCTCTGCATCTTGCCGCGCGCTGGGGCAAGCCTGAAGTGATCGAGGTTTTGGTCAATGCGGGTGCATCTCTTGAAGCGATAACCGAATTCAATGGTCAGACGCCATTGCATTCGGCGGTTGGTTCGGGGAAAGTTGAAAATATTGAAGCTCTTATCTTGGCGGGGGCCAATATCGAGTCGCGCTGTATCAAGGGAGGCACGCCCCTGCATTGGGCGGCGCAGTTCGGTTCAGTCCGTATAGTACAGAAACTGATCGATGAAGGTGCGATGCTCGAAGCCCGTGACCGCAATGGATACACCCCGTTGCACTGGGCTGCAAAAAAAGGAATGCCCGCTAAACTTCGTGTGTTGATTGCTGCAGGCGCGGATATCAAAGCCAGGACCATACACGGCATGGTGCCGGCTGATTTTGCCGATGGTAATCCTCTGATCCAGGGAAGTGATGTGTATTGGATACTTCATGATGCGCGGTTTAACTAAATCATCAGAGCCGGGTGATATATGGAGGAAAACCCATGATCACGAATGCCAGAAATAGAGCAGCACATCTAATATCGCCGGTACAGTTGTTTCCTCCATCGCTTTCGTTGATCTCTCTTGCGATGGCATCCTGTAATTTCTCAGAACTTGAATTTACACTTGGTGCGGACAGGGATGTTCATATTCCCGTTCCAGTCAATTTCAAAGATGCTGAATTCAGCACTATACATCTCATGCCTCTGTTAAATGACGTGGAAGCTGTTGATGAAAATACCTTCCTTGAGGAAACTTTTCCTTGGCAGGAAGATTTTGATCCGGATCATTTGGCGCAAGATACACAAACACTAATTGAGGTTGCTGGATTTGTTCAGGCATCTCATCCGGAATATATCTCTGTGGGTGGAGCAGTCTTTGTTGATAGCGATTCAAACGGTCGCAACAGTTCTGGTGATATCTTTATCGGGGTATTGCAAGAACAGGGATATTTCTCAGGATATATACCGCTTGACTATACGGACAGGCCGCTTCTTGCCATTCTCGGGACGCCGGACAATTCCGATGCGGCGATACTATCGTGGCGCGCACCGGCAGGCAGTAGCGTGATTTCACCATTGACGGAATTGCTCACGGCATCGGCACTTCTTCCTGAGAAGTTTAACGAGTTTCTGCACTTGCCCAGCGATATAGATATCACGCAATTCAACCCATATAGCGGTAATGAAAACCCAGATCACGCGATACGGGTTCTCAATGCAAATTCGATAGCTCAAATGATACTTGATGCTTCCCCGGATGATTTCAAGGTGGCGATGGAAAATGCATTTTCTTTAATTCAGCCTTGCGAGTCCATTGCGTCTCATTTATTCGAAGATGAAGTAAATTCAGAAGATATAGTGAGCCAAGCCTTGCTTGCAGAAGAGAATTTTCTTACAGGTGAAATGCTGGTTGAGGCAAGGGAGGCCTCAGTTTGTGGTGTAATCGAAGAAGCAACGGTTGAACTGGTGTAAGAAACATACTGCCTTGAATTATAGGCAGCAAAATAGAAACCTCTTTTAGCTGTTTTTCATCGCGCTTGCCCTATATAAATTTGGTAACTGGTATCTTATTGAAAAATTTTCAGGCCATCGATGCGCTTTCTTCTAATTTTTATTTGTCTTATTGCATCACAGTCGGGACACGCCGAAAGCCTCAAGGACGCTATAAAAGATTTTCCCGCTAATGTTATCTTCATGCGTCATGCGCTGGCCCCCGGATATGGGGATCCAGCTGATTTTAAGATCGATGATTGTTCAACCCAGCGCAATCTTGATCAACGTGGCAGAGAGCAGGCAAGACAGCTCGGGCGCATCTTTCGTGAGGAGAGGGTCAGTTTTGACCAGATACTCTCAAGTGAATGGTGCCGGTGCAAAGATACAGCAGATGAGCTTGGCCTTGGTGCGTGGCAGAGTTTTGATGGATTGAATTCTTTTTTTCAAGGCTACGCGGACAGAGAGAAGACCCTCGCAAAACTCCGGGAGAGGCTGGACAGTCTTCCGCCGGGTAAACTGGTGCTGATGGTTACCCATCAGGTTGTAATAAGTGCAATTACAGGCAATTCCGTCGGGAGTGGTGGCATCGTTCTCTATAACACAACATCAGCCATGTCGCGATCAATGGGGGTAATCACCCGATAGGACAACATTGACCTATTTGGATTGGCATTAAGGGCAATTCCTTACCACAAAGACTAGGATGCCATGATCCTATTGGCATGATTTTTTCAAATTTTTGTACTTGATGGATAGGATAAATTCTCTGGTCTTAGGCCTAGGCTTGAGGATGTTTTGTTCAGCGTCCATGTCCGGATGCGAGCCGCCATCACTGGGTTTCTGCGGTCTCACCAAAAATAAGGAGAGATAACATGGATAAAATAATCACATCACTAGATGAACTCTGGCCAATTCCTGAAACGCCACAATTTCTTCTTTATTATGATGGGGGAGTCAAGTTCGTCATATATGATTTAAGGCCTCACGAGTATTTTAGCACTCACTTTGCTCCGGAAGATAGCCACTTCCTCTTCCTTGGAAGTGACGCGCCCAATCATGTTACTGGAAATAATATCTTCAATCGCATCTATGGCTATGGCGGAAATGATAATCTGAGTGGTGGAAACAATGTTGACATCATTTTTGGCGGTAGCGGGAATGACAGTATTGCAGGTTTCGACGGCAATGATACGCTCCATGGCGATTCTGGTTACGACGTAATCTACGGTATGGGTGGCGATGACTATATTTCCGGTGGCGATCAGGATGATTT is a window of Alphaproteobacteria bacterium LSUCC0684 DNA encoding:
- a CDS encoding ankyrin repeat domain-containing protein, giving the protein MKYFAKRSGLIVSLLLAPLAHASVDTCHILCDVEWLAQVDEVELRDVLDSKAESEIKGRDEYDWTPLHLAARWGKPEVIEVLVNAGASLEAITEFNGQTPLHSAVGSGKVENIEALILAGANIESRCIKGGTPLHWAAQFGSVRIVQKLIDEGAMLEARDRNGYTPLHWAAKKGMPAKLRVLIAAGADIKARTIHGMVPADFADGNPLIQGSDVYWILHDARFN
- a CDS encoding histidine phosphatase family protein codes for the protein MRHALAPGYGDPADFKIDDCSTQRNLDQRGREQARQLGRIFREERVSFDQILSSEWCRCKDTADELGLGAWQSFDGLNSFFQGYADREKTLAKLRERLDSLPPGKLVLMVTHQVVISAITGNSVGSGGIVLYNTTSAMSRSMGVITR